From a single Sorghum bicolor cultivar BTx623 chromosome 5, Sorghum_bicolor_NCBIv3, whole genome shotgun sequence genomic region:
- the LOC110435280 gene encoding uncharacterized protein LOC110435280: MVQKEKLVKSHTLLVAMTLDMFALIGAYAAGSCRDLRTSVHVVALAGAILVYVFVHVLIFTMGTTDVDARVPEKKHKRLLLVAILVATITYQVGLAPPGGFWNEDDSPRYRHAGDAVLLDRFPRRFKVFFYSNTVSFMASIALILLLVNPILSRLAIRCYALYACQVVGLFGLMAAYTAGSARKLRTSIFACVLIAAVIAFVLVNTITLTFFNKRRRMMAWADEAPSSSSMAQQQPRRQPQETEYRDEVYAKRKYLMLLGILAASVTYQAGLAPPGGLWQDDGGDGGGTRRSREAGNPVLHDTDPRRYHVFFYSNSTSFVASIVTIALLLQQILRRHHRSNQKLLLIATNTALVLDLLGLLAAYAAGSTREWRNVVVLPLLVLLFMAIHVAVWLFGERRRCAAGEDGGTSTSKGRGLESN, from the coding sequence ATGGTCCAGAAAGAGAAGCTGGTCAAGAGCCACACCTTGCTGGTGGCCATGACGCTGGACATGTTTGCCCTCATCGGTGCCTACGCCGCCGGGAGCTGCCGAGACCTCAGGACATCTGTTCATGTCGTGGCCCTGGCTGGGGCCATCCTTGTCTATGTGTTCGTACATGTCCTTATTTTCACAATGGGGACGACTGACGTCGATGCCAGAGTGCCCGAGAAAAAACACAAGCGGCTGCTGCTGGTAGCCATCTTGGTGGCCACCATCACCTACCAAGTTGGCCTGGCTCCACCGGGTGGGTTCTGGAACGAGGACGACAGCCCCCGCTATCGCCATGCGGGGGATGCCGTCCTCCTGGACAGATTCCCGCGCcgcttcaaggtcttcttctaCTCCAACACGGTGAGCTTCATGGCGTCCATTGCGctcatcctcctcctcgtcaACCCCATCCTGTCCCGTCTCGCCATACGGTGCTATGCTCTCTACGCGTGCCAGGTGGTCGGCCTGTTTGGCCTCATGGCCGCTTACACCGCCGGGAGCGCTCGAAAACTGCGGACGTCCATCTTCGCGTGTGTGCTCATCGCCGCGGTGATTGCCTTCGTTCTTGTCAACACCATCACGCTGACATTTTTCAACAAGAGGAGGAGGATGATGGCTTGGGCTGATGAGGCACCCTCGTCGTCATCCATGGCTCAGCAACAGCCAAGAAGACAGCCCCAGGAGACAGAGTACCGCGATGAAGTGTACGCCAAACGCAAGTACCTGATGCTGCTCGGAATCCTGGCTGCAAGTGTCACATACCAGGCCGGCCTAGCGCCGCCGGGTGGCCTTTGGCAGGACGACGGCGGCGATGGTGGTGGTACCCGCCGGAGCCGAGAGGCTGGGAACCCAGTGCTGCACGACACCGACCCACGGCGGTACCATGTCTTCTTCTACagcaactccacctccttcgtcGCGTCCATTGTCACCATTGCGCTGCTGCTGCAGCAGATCCTGCGGAGGCACCACCGGTCGAACCAAAAGCTGCTGCTGATAGCGACCAACACAGCCCTGGTTCTGGACCTGCTGGGACTGCTGGCGGCCTACGCGGCTGGCAGCACCAGGGAGTGGAGGAATGTCGTCGTCTTGCCCCTCCTGGTTTTGCTTTTCATGGCTATCCACGTCGCGGTTTGGTTGTTTGGGGAGAGACGCCGCTGCGCCGCCGGAGAGGATGGAGGAACAAGTACTAGCAAAGGTCGCGGATTGGAGAGCAACTAG
- the LOC8086030 gene encoding uncharacterized protein LOC8086030: MPSSEAGVQEAEEPRESSEYKLRKQLLLLAALVVSVTYVAGLNPPGGVWQQDGPAPAPAPAPAAAAGGVSINAGAPILRFTHRRRFLSFYYCNSTALAASLVVIFLLLLKNPNRVQLTVLRLVMVLDLLGLMGAYLAGSCRDKPATVYTTSLVLALSAYVGVHILQGLSHDSSPSSPAAAAEEEEERKDGRVLLRPKEQRKVLLLLATFATAITYVAGLNLPGGFWDTFDDDGRRRHGHRYRPGESLVEAHHRGHLRMFFYCNTTAFVASLFIIVLLLHPEKKNKLTASSTRSFALHVFVLGSLLGLMAAYDAGSCRDSDCSVYVVSLFGAVLAFIFLTMLVIMSVKGLSCAHPRNHAPSSPAPAADWSSHTDCDHRDDDDEEHGSQTMSSSPPPPPATSSPNGQEAGSVGSIITGDEAATVHLEKKKAIKKVKSLILLLANLATTITYQAGLDPPGGFWPEDGEGHRAGDAILLSKDPARYKYRFPNGRPGPNLAQALFGPALSCRALLGRRASRAVPNRAVVPNPRPRHGPMETWSCRVVPKARRASQVRRAATACRR, translated from the exons ATGCCGTCGTCGGAAGCCGGCGTTCAGGAGGCGGAAGAGCCGAGGGAGTCATCGGAGTACAAGCTCCGGAAGCAGCTCTTGCTGCTGGCCGCGCTGGTGGTCAGCGTCACCTACGTGGCGGGGCTGAACCCACCAGGCGGGGTGTGGCAGCAGGACgggcctgctcctgctcctgctccggctccggcagctGCGGCCGGCGGTGTCAGCATCAATGCTGGGGCACCTATCCTCCGGTTCACGCACCGCCGCAGGTTCCTGTCGTTCTACTACTGCAACTCCACGGCGCTCGCCGCGTCACTCGTCGTCATCTTCCTCCTCCTGctcaagaaccccaacaggGTCCAGCTGACCGTGCTGCGCCTGGTCATGGTGCTGGACCTGCTTGGCCTCATGGGGGCCTACCTCGCCGGCAGCTGCCGGGACAAGCCAGCCACCGTGTACACCACATCGCTCGTGCTCGCGCTCTCCGCCTACGTAGGCGTACACATCCTGCAGGGCTTGTCACACGACAGCTCTCCAtcttcgccggcggcggcggcggaggaggaggaggagcgtaaGGACGGCCGTGTCCTTCTCAGGCCCAAGGAACAGCGCAAGGTCCTGTTGCTGCTCGCCACCTTCGCGACGGCCATCACCTATGTTGCTGGGCTCAACCTTCCTGGGGGCTTCTGGGACACGTTCGACGACGACGGCCGGAGACGCCACGGGCACCGCTACCGCCCCGGCGAATCACTCGTCGAGGCGCACCACCGGGGCCACCTGAGGATGTTCTTCTACTGCAACACCACCGCGTTCGTGGCGTCCCTCTTCATCATCGTGCTGCTCTTGCACCCGGAGAAGAAGAATAAGCTCACCGCGAGCTCCACGCGGTCGTTCGCGCTGCACGTGTTCGTCCTCGGCTCCCTCCTCGGTCTCATGGCGGCCTACGATGCCGGCAGCTGCCGAGACAGTGACTGCAGTGTCTATGTTGTCAGCCTGTTCGGTGCTGTTCTCGCATTCATCTTCCTTACAATGCTGGTTATCATGTCGGTGAAGGGTCTCAGCTGTGCCCATCCTCGAAACCATGCTCCGTCGTCCCCGGCTCCGGCAGCAGATTGGTCATCTCACACTGACTGTGATCATCG tgacgacgacgatgaggagCATGGCAGCCAGACAATGTCATcctcaccgccgccgccaccggcaACGTCGTCGCCAAATGGACAAGAAGCTGGCAGCGTTGGTAGCATCATTACTGGAGATGAGGCGGCGACCGTCCATCTCGAGAAGAAGAAGGCAATAAAGAAGGTGAAGTCTCTGATCCTGCTGCTCGCCAATCTGGCGACCACCATTACATACCAGGCAGGGCTGGACCCGCCTGGTGGGTTCTGGCCAGAGGACGGCGAGGGCCACCGTGCCGGCGACGCCATACTCCTGTCGAAAGACCCGGCACGCTACAAGTATAGATTTCCAAACGGGCGGCCCGGCCCTAACCTGGCCCAGGCACTATTCGGCCCGGCCCTATCGTGTCGTGCCTTGTTGGGCCGTCGTGCCAGCCGTGCCGTGCCAAATAGGGCCGTCGTGCCCAACcctcggcccaggcacggccctaTGGAGACTTGGTCGTGCCGTGTCGTGCCGAAGGCCCGTCGGGCCTCCCAGGTCCGTCGTGCCGCCACCGCCTGCAGACGCTGA